The DNA region acacttTTCTCATTTATTCgctcattcattcattgaaaCAGAAACATTCGCTGGAGTATGCCCTTGACTGAGACtgagctgctgttgctgttgttgttgctgctgctggtaaAGGACTCTAGAGAAGAAGGAGGCCCAGACTGTTGAAGGAGGGGGGGAAACTGGGCAGGGGGGGAGCTCAACGGATGGCGGCAGAGGTAGGAAaatgtaaaattgtttttggcaAAGTGCACAATGCACTTGACGACTGTCAAAACGGACAAGGATTGCTGCCTCTGCTTGTCCTTGTTATTTATGTAAAATGTTGCACAACACAACATTTATTGGTGGCTTGTGGGACTGGACGCGGGTTTGGACATGGATACCAAAATGGGCAATGGCAATGGGCGATTGCTAAGGCGCAGACGAAGGCGGAGGCGGCGTCGGCAATCCAAATTGTCCTTAACTGAAAGAAAATGAGGACaatggcaacaacagcaacaactttTCCGGCAATTTTATATTGAAACAATGCCACATTGATGCGATTGTTGCTACTGTCGTTGTAGTTgttagttttgttgttgttgttgctgtcacTGTCATTGTTTCTATTGCCATTGCTGCTTGGGTCAGCAATAAAAATTTGTCCTGCGATAAATGAAATGGATAGCAATTGCGATACCGATTCCTATAACTGGAATGATGGTCAAGCGGTTAGTAGCATCGTGGCCTAGAGCGGCTTATCAGAGCGGGGGGGAGGGATGATCAGTGTGAGGTCAgtttcaacaacaacagcaacaactacgaGAACAAAgtcacaataaaaaaaagttatagaCCGGGTCGAGGTCAACATTTGGGAGGGCTGATTGTcctcctttttctttttacccattttttttttgttttgttctggTTTGagttttttgctgttgctattggcGGTGGGTGATGATGGCTCAGGATATGCAGCCCCCTCCCTGCCTCAACCAACATATAGAATTTCATTTTCACAACAAATTCCATAAGCGAAAAGAGTATCTCCATTTTGGTTTCAGTTTACCAACTTGTTGGCATTGCGCTTTCCATTTTACACTTGTGTCCGatttttcctttgtttttaggtttttttttttttttttgtttattatgaTGGTAAAAAAGTTTATCTGGCTTTGGGGTTTAGTGGGTCAATCGATGAGATTGCTATTGATAGTCATATTGTGTTGCAGTTAGTAGAAATGCCCTGTGGGGATGGGGGCGAGTCCTAATTAACCGAAAGTCCTGAAAGTGAAAAACTCATTTCGAACTTTGACCCGTTCATTGGCATCGTTTAACAATTTCTATAggtgcaacaaaaacaagaactgTGCCAGATAATTGCATTCACCATAAGCAGGTCGAGGTACGACTAAATGGCACATCGAGTGGCACATTCAATGTGTGTCTCCTGCATATAATTGGTCACATCAATTGATTggaaaaaaaccaacttaCACACACTAATAACAATAGCAGAAGTGAGAGTCGAAAGAGGCTCCACCCCCCCTTCCACTTTGCCTCTTTTACATGCATTATTAAAAGTCAATTGGATAAAAGTCTTTTGTCCTCTTAAACACCTACAAAACGTGTCCTTTGCCAGAGTTGTCATTTGTAGCCCATCCTAGATTACGAGCTTTATGTAACTTTCTTTTGTCCTTTATTCCAGTATGGAAAATTGTAAGCTAATGGTGCAATCCGATTAGTTTATTTGACATTTGTTGTGGGTTCGAGTATTTCAAGACTgaactttaaataaattacaatggaaaatatgaaaatttggtTAGTCGGCTACATTTTTCTACTATTTATTGGATGGAACTCTGAATAAAACATTCTTGCATTGGGTTCGCAGATTTATTTGATTGgattttaagttttttcaTTACATTTACTCTTTTAATTCAGGTTTAATttgcaaatatgtatattttccatTCCCGAATCAGTAAATGCTTAACtgattttaatatatctgctTTTCTTATGTTAGTTGTTTaatgttgtttgttgttgctgtctcGTTGGCCATTCCACGGTCgtaatcaaaatgaaaagctttttttttaataagaGTTAATAAGTTTTgaatattaatgaaatttcCAATTTAGCTGAGGGCACTGTGAACCAAAAGTTCAATCATAAATCGGCCAAAATTGCTGCAATTGCTGCTGTGTGAGCGACTAATTAGGTTCCTTCTTAATTAAGGTGCTAGAGGCAACAAATATCTCGACACTACGGCTCGACAACACTTTGAACTGTGTTTTTTGATTCCCATTTTTcactaaatttattttcttggAGGATTATGATGGCCATAAAGTAGACGTAGCTCTCTTCAAATTGAGACCACTTTAAATTTCGGTAGTTAGTTTTAACAATTTCGACTCCTCGTTTATCCATCTTTTCATGATGAAATTGCAAACCTTATTGACATATGTTAAAAGAGTGCAGACAAATATGTTGTCGGTCTACTTTTGTAGCGTTCTTATTGAAAACCCCTTTAATTAATCCTAATCTAATTTATTTCTTAAAtcttttttaacttttgtttGACTGTTTTGATAACCAGTAGGAATAAAACTCCCATTGACGTTtgaattaaaaactatttttggtgTAGTTTGtggttttaaaaacttttgaagAATTTCGGTTTTATAGTTTGTCACCTTCTAAGCCTTAGCCATTACAACAAATGTAAGAAAAGGGATTAAAAAAGTTTCTCCACATAGATGACATGTTCTTAATAGTAATCATTAAATTGATAGACGAATACGTGGGATTCACAgatagcaacaaaaaaataacaaaagcgATGATATTTTCATTCATTAAGTCTCTTTTTCTCGAAGTGCCAACTGATTAACCTGTGCTCAAAAGTCAACTAACTAATCCTTGACAATAAAGCTTTTCGTTTTGGTAATTATTGCTTGGGAACCAACCAACTGAAAGGTAATCAAAGTATCTCTCAACCAAGACCAGACGAAAGCACTTGCAGATCTGACCGACCCACCCATTTACCATTTACCATTCACCCTTCACCCTTCACCCTTTATTATAATACCCAAGGCATAAATATTAGCAAAGGCGTTTGCCATTGACGTTGTTGCAGTCATTTAAATGCTTGTGGTTTCTGGCTACTGCTGGGGATTTGGCTTCTTCTTCACCTTCTTTTTCAGCCCActcaagaaaagaaaaaaaaaaacaacaagagaaaacaaaaaaagctgTCAACGGGGCTTCGCATACTTCTTAACCCTTGCAGCATAACCAACCTCAAGTCGAATATCCTCCCACCTTCCAGACATCCGCCCACCGCATTCCATGCCGTTACGCCCGCAAAACTCAACGCAGCGCACAATGAATTAAATGAATCTCAATTTCCGTTCGGTTTGCGGTTAAAAGCCGCAGTCGTCGGTCCTCTGGCGAAATGCAAATTCTCcactagcagcagcagcagcagcagcaacagcagcgaaAATGAAAACAAGCCGAAAAACTCTCTGGCGAAGAGGAAGCCCAAGAAGAAGATGAACAGCAAtagcagcaaaaacaacagcaacaaattcATGCCGCATTCCCTTATTGCCTCCCCCCAACCCATCTCTCCTTTCTCCTGCCTCTCGCTTCAATTGCCTTGCATTCGTTTTGAAGTTTTGGGTTCTAAGActacaacgacaacgacaacgccAACAACGCCTTAAAAGAAAGGCCGTAAATTGCTGCAAGATGCCCGATGCTGAACTGAACCGGAGAGCCTGAGCTAAGCTAGAAGATGTGAGAAACTGAGGGAGGTATTCTGCAGTAAACTTTACCCAGCGACTGGTAAACTTTTTCGCGCTGCACAGGAATTGAGACGGAGGCAAAGTCGAATTCGGTAGCTAAAGAGGTCGTCGTCGTTTGTAGGGTCGCCGGGTCGCCCCGTCTGTAAAAGTTTTGCCGATTTGTTTGCGCGAAATAAACGCGACGCAGATAATTTGCGCAAACTTTGCTTACTGGCTGCAGCCTTACCCCTCCTCTTCCGTTCTATGTCGAGAACTAGCGGCTACCCTCTCTATCCAAACACTTCGTCTTCATTGgccattttatttttgctgtttCCTCAACTTTTGCTAATAATTTCGTCTACGAATATTTTGCGGAATGTcaaatgaaaccaaaaaaaaataaaaaaaaaaacaaaaatgaaagttCAATCTACCACAATTCTATTGAAATTGTTCCTAAAAAACAGAAGGTAAGGCGACTTTTTCTACTTGCCCGTTACCAGCTACTCGTTACCAGCTACTCGTTACCAGCTACTCGTTACTAGTTACTCGTTACTTTACTAGCTACACGTTAATCTTTCTGTtactaaaaattttaaacaccAAACAGATTTTGGCTTTTGACATTCGATATTATATTATGAATCTGGACAAACATTCTTAATACTCAGGTACATAACTTCTATGCTTTTAGATTATACTCGCTAGTCCTTACACTCGTCTGCTTTCACATAAGAAACCGTCTGGCTGCACGCTTTGCTTGTGGCGCATACATGCTCTGAAATTCCGTCGTGGATATGAAATCAATAATGGGTAATCGACTCGTTAGCGGCACTTCCAAATCCGTGACATGATCATCtccaccaacaccaccaccagccaATCGCTGCAAAGGCGGCAATCGAGTTCGTTGCTTGGGTGGAGCAACGCGTTGCCCCAAATTGTAAAAGAATTCCACACCACCAACCGCAGGCCGTCTTGAGTGAGACAGCTCACTGATGGCCTTCGTATAGCTCTTGTCATAGGCCGTTCGACGATCGCTGGCATCATAATCCGCACGAGCTTCCGCTTGAGACCAAGACCCAGCCCGTGACCGAGAACGAGACCGCGAGTGAGATTGTGGCTTTTGCAATTTGCTGCGTTTTCGCATTGAACGCATTGGCTCCATAAACTGTTGAGGCTTGGCGCTATCCTTCACTAAAAATAGCACGGGTGTTCCAcgattttttttgcttttgatgCCGCTGGCATCTACAACTTGGGTTCCTGTTTTTGGCATTATGGGCGACTGAGATTTCCTAAACGATTTGCTCCTTTTCGGACTCCTCATCGCCGTcgctgtcgtcgtcgtcgtcgtcgtcgtcgtcgtcgtccttCCATTTGTCGGGGGATGCTGTTCTGTTGGTATCAATGGTTTCAATGCACGCCTCATCAAATTGGAACGGCattgttttgcatttttcgCGACCTTTGGCTGATTGCCCTTGCCCTTACCAACAACACCCATGCGCTGCTTACCCTTGGATTTACCCTTCTTCGTGGAGGCAACTGTAACGACAACAGTGGGCAGCAATTTTTTCGATTTCACTGGCAACAATTTACAGCTTTTGGCCTTGGTCAAAGGCGGCAATGGTCGTCGCAGCGGTGCCTTAGGCGATGGCcaatatttgcattttgtcGAAGATCCCTGCAGCTGCAATCGAGATTTGGCTTTGGGTTTGGATGTATAAATTGTTTTGGATTTCATTGAGGATTTTGGCCTGGACATTTTTTGTTCACCATGCATTTtgatgttttgctttttttcgtttctacgttttagtttttatttttttttgttgttgtggacTGGAAATTTTGTAGTTGTGTCTGGCTCGGCAAGATGTTTCGTATTGAATGAGAGTGAGAGAATGAGATTGGAGCATGGGTATACAATGACAGCTGTTACACAATCATTCAAATCAAACTATGCCTACTTTGTTTAGCGACAATTCTCTGACTCTTCCATTTGGGGATAGGAACATTTTCCTTTACCCTTATTCCTTTCTTTCTATACCCTTAAGTAGCGAAAACTTGTCATCTTATCCTAATCCAACTATCTCTAGATTTTTGTGTCAGTTGAGGAACTCATCAAATAAACATCTAAAATAGTTGCCACTCGTAGAATTTCACTAGTTACTCGTTGCTTGTTACTGGTTACTCGTTACTATAAGAGAACGCGGCTATCTAAGTTATAGTTCTTGATATTTCCATTCTATTACTCGTTACAAGTAAATTTTGTTAACTTTTGTTTGCAACAATGAATTTCCAAGCCTTTGGAATACAATCTTTTTGCAGTCAGTGTCTTATGCTTATTCGATAAGATGTTTTTTTCCCAATGCTGATGTCAAAAAATGTTGTTCAACTTTGACTTGGCCgtaaactaaatttttgcCTAACCTTCTTTGCATATATTGTCTGTATATGGTTGTTTGTCTTAACCCTTTTTGCCATATGTTTccctattttttatttgttttctttcctTTCCCCATCCATATTTGGGTATTCTTTTCCGTTCTCATTCCTTTTGGCAGTCCTCTGGTCTCTTCCCTCGCCTCCCCAGTTTCCCAGACCCCTTCTTTGAGGGCAACTTTGAAATCAACTTCCGTTTTGTGCCCTTTGATTTTTGCTGCGATTTGCATATGTGAGGGGTTTTGGCCCAGAGATCCTTGTTGTTAACCCCCGCCCCCCCACTTcacctccacctccacctccaGCTCCACCTCCTGTGGTACTTACACTTTTTTTCCCTTGTAAAGCTTCCCTCGTCGTTCCATTCGAACgcatttaaattcatttaagcaattttattgcatactttacgGTGCAAGCAGCAAGCATTGggatttttattgattttcttttgcgTTTACCCAGACTCattaataaagtaaaaaaaataatttcccAGTCGCTTGGTTCTTGGTTAGTTGGATGGCTCGTTGTGGCGCAGAGGCAGAGAAAAAACTAACTACAGCTACTCAAGCGTTTTTGGCTTACAACAGTTTTCCTTCCCCACCCCTCCCACCACCACCCAACAACATTTTGGTGTCAAGTGTTGCGTATCATTTAATGTGACATACTTAACTCTTGAGAAGGGCTACAACAACATGTGTCGCCTGCATGCTAATTTGCTGAGCATGGCAAAATAAAGAATGAAACTTGGCAAATGGCGTGAGGGCAAGAGAGAAATCAAGAATTTTGCCCCATTagtaaagtaaaagaaaaggGATAGGATATACACAGTTGTCTGTCAGGACAGGAAATCAAACGGGCAACACGAAGACACACAGAAAAGTCATTTCTATATACCAACAACACTTAAGTTGATTTCCGTGTCAACGTCAACTATGATATATATCATAAgataaattcatttttaaaaacacTAGCAAACTGTGCATGTTTATTTCCGTTTTTGAAATTGCTAAAATACTTACATATGTCCAGCAGAACGAAATTGaatataatttcaaaataaaatcaattaaaatttgaacAAACTTTTAAACTAATTTTCTTAAGAAAAGATAATAAAATGAACCTAAATCGAAATCAGTTTTCATTCATCCACCTGtatctttattttgatttaacaCCTCTAACCGATAAAGATTCGAATAGATTTTTTGAGATttaactttaatattttaaaaaataaagatgtTTTTTTCTCTGTGAGGTTAGTAtttgatatttaaatttaatcaagaatatatattatcATAATTTCTGTAGATTTTTGTGCAAAAAGGAAATCAGCAATTTGCTTGAGAGTTATTTGGATTCGTTAGCCTTTCAGCATGATAATCACGTCTGCTATACTACACAGCTTTTGCtttagcacacacacacacacacatagacacagtCGTTGAGTATACGCCGCATTGGCCAAAAGACGAATGAAACATAAATCTTTGCATGGCTGCTCCGCCACAACTCTGAATGAAATGTTTGCCTTAACACCTCAATAAGTCGAAGGACTTTCCAACTCGATTCGATACGATGCGATCCCACACAGTGACTGCAACTTGAAGTTtgtctaaaatatatatatgcatatataagtaaatatatgtatgtaagtctTGTGTAGATTTTTGCGAAAATCACCAAACAATAGCAACATACACAACGCTAAAATGTTGTTTTCCGCTTAAGCACATCGTTAGGCTTCCAGTTTCAtggcaaaaagaagaaaagcgCATGAAGCATGAGGccaaaacaacagcaacgtcACCTCCCAATCCCCAGAAGTGTGGCCCAGGCCCATGTGTGTTTGTTCCCGTTCCCTTcatcttttttatatatactttttttttatcctatactgtgttttttttttctctcttttattttttatattgccgctcatttttgttttttgtactCTTGAACTCATTGGCTGAGAGGGTATATTAATGTCGCCAAATTGACATAACATAGTCGATATATAGTTAAATATCTGATGTTACTTTTCGAAATTAAAGCGAAATCGGTCGTCAAGTGAACTAAAGTTCTTGTGCAAATGAAGATAGTGGCAAGTGTTGGCATTGTGTTTGGCCCAACGAAGCTTAAGATGTTTTGCCACTTGTTGCAGGGTATATTCAAATCGACGTGGcgcattgttttttttttttttcttctcttttttctgTCTTTGGCTTTTCAGtttaaagcaacaaaaaacctCAGTTAAGGCTACATTGTGGACGcaagcacaacaaaaaaacacgcAGAGAATGAAAGAATGGAGTAAAAACTCAAATCTAAGCGTAGTTTGTACTATTTTTTGGCGAATTTTCTATACTCTTAGAAGTAAAATGAAGTTTCTGTTAGACAGGATTAAAGGAATCGGTTCAAGTCGCAATGTGATCAAGGCAAACTTtctgaatagttttattaactttgtaaaagtttaaaaaccACAAGACTCAAATCAAAACTATTTGGTTAATTTACACATTGATCTCTCCGAGACGTCTAATTCTTCTAGCCTCTTACttctattttttgttatttgttggCAAAAGTATTCTTAAACTATTAGTCCAGTAAACAATTTATGGAGCGAGTATTTGCAAGTCAACACACTTGTCTAGTCCTTGATACCCTATTTTTATATATCCCTGTCTCGTTTTGTCTTTGGTTTTGTGTAGTGGCTAGAAAAACGTGAAAACAcgaagaagcaaaaaaaaatggagcaaaaaaaccaaaccaaaaaaataaaaaaaaaagagaggaatgaaagaaagaaaaacacaaatgtgCACATGCTTCGTTGCCTGGAGTGCGCTATTTTGCACCTACGGGATTTTGTGTATctcacacacatgcacactcgcacacacacacaggggggggggggggggaaaCATGAAAATCCATTCGAAATCAGTCAACGCGCCAAGGCCTTTCATTCAGTTAGaaagcagacagcagacagcaAACGAACAACAGGGAACAAGGGAACAACGGACTCaagggcagcagcagcatgaAACCGTGGAGAGGGGCAGGGTACAGGGGACAGGGGACAGGGAAAGGAAGTGGACAGGGTTTTGCTGT from Drosophila willistoni isolate 14030-0811.24 chromosome XL unlocalized genomic scaffold, UCI_dwil_1.1 Seg141, whole genome shotgun sequence includes:
- the LOC6641463 gene encoding uncharacterized protein LOC6641463 encodes the protein MHGEQKMSRPKSSMKSKTIYTSKPKAKSRLQLQGSSTKCKYWPSPKAPLRRPLPPLTKAKSCKLLPVKSKKLLPTVVVTVASTKKGKSKGKQRMGVVGKGKGNQPKVAKNAKQCRSNLMRRALKPLIPTEQHPPTNGRTTTTTTTTTTTATAMRSPKRSKSFRKSQSPIMPKTGTQVVDASGIKSKKNRGTPVLFLVKDSAKPQQFMEPMRSMRKRSKLQKPQSHSRSRSRSRAGSWSQAEARADYDASDRRTAYDKSYTKAISELSHSRRPAVGGVEFFYNLGQRVAPPKQRTRLPPLQRLAGGGVGGDDHVTDLEVPLTSRLPIIDFISTTEFQSMYAPQAKRAARRFLM